The Pyrus communis chromosome 8, drPyrComm1.1, whole genome shotgun sequence region ATTTTAATCTTATAGCTTTAAACACTTCTCAACATATATAATCTTCGTCTTATCCTTTGTTTCTTATTCCGACATATGCGTTACTTGTGTAGAGACGAGCCTGTGCTTGCGTGGTTTTGAGGTAGGCGAGATAACTAGGGTTTGTTTCAAATGAGACAATACCTATAGTTGGATAAAGAAGATGAGGTTCAACTTTCATGCTACGTAGACGAGTATTGGATGGTCTGGATTCACAAgatcacaataaaaataataattcataccAATCTGAGTCATCTAATGCTCGTAGCCTGAAATTTAATGCTCCATAGCATGAAAGAATTTTCAAGAAGGTGATGTACAAAGAAAGTTAAATTTTATCAAGTAAAACGAGAGCATTGTGGAAATATCAGAAAAATTATTTTGGGTGTCCAGGGAATGGTAATATAATAAGTGAATCGTCAGAGGAACATGGTGTgcagaaacaaaattttatttgacaaaCCATATGATATGTACACTAAAAACTCACTTGTTCTATTACCATTTTGTAGACGccaaaaacaatttttcctAATCTTTCGACAATGCCTTCTTCCCATAGATTTGAACCTGAAACACATCGGATTAAAGATAAATCTTTTATCTACCAGTACAATCAACCGCTTGCATCCAAAGACAAAATTTGACGGTAAACAAAACATTactttattaaagaataaagaaTTTTTTTCAAGCAAAATCTATTTTCCTTGCTCTTCAAAAATTATGATGGGCCTTACAGATCCAAAAAGCCCAATTTCCATGGCCCAGcccaaaaaatgaaatagtATTCAAATAAAACCTGAATATatccccctttctctctccttatCTACGCTAACTCTCCGTCCCTTTGCTGCGAACTACGAAAATGGCAATGGCGCCGAGCCTCTTTCTCTCATCCAAAGCCCTAATACTAACCCCAAGACCTGCCATTTTCCCTCCTCCTCCCCAACCCTATTTCGCTACGCTCCGATTCAACTCGGAGACTCGGCCTTTGACTCGCTCCGTTCCCTCTAAGCTGCGCGTTCAAGCTGTGAACGACAGTGATTACTCGTCGAGGAGAAGCAGCAGCAATGAGCAGCGAGAGACGATTATGTTACCGGGCTGTGACTATAACCACTGGCTTATAGTCATGGAGTTCCCTAAGGACCCTGCCCCAACTAGGGAGCAAATGATTGAGACCTACCTCAACACTCTCGCTTCTGTTCTTGGAAGGTACTTCTTCACCCTCTAATTGTCCTTCAATTTCTATGATTTAAAcagttttttattgttttaaaggaaaatgggTTCTGGGTTCTGGGTTCTGTTTGCTTTGGGGGTAAATTTATATCTGTGGTAAAAAATTTAGTGAAATAGGGACAAGTATAAGGCTTTCTGGATTGTTTTATTTCGACTGGGAGTAGTTGTTGGATTTTCGTGTGCGGAGATAAGTTCAGATTGTGCGTAAATAGAATTTTAAGTCCCAAATAACAAGTTGAATGAAGTATGCTTTGTAAATTTGTTCAATAGTTGCAAGgaaatgaaatgtttatgtAGGTGATTAGGTTCTTAATCTGTTGGTATTAATAAAGAACTCGAAAATAATTGTTAAATAATTACTAAGTAATGCAGTGAGGCTTGGAAATTGTAGTATTGGTTCATTACTTAGCATTGAGCAAgagattctctttattttggaTGTAGTCTTTGTAATTTGTTGTATACTCTAGATAGTTATCtatcttttaattttgatttaactGCTGATACATTTTTATTTACGAAATCAAGTTCGTTCTCGTATTGTAAATCTCATCATCGTAGGCTAAAAGATTGGCGGTGTGGGACAATGGCATTGAATCATCTCAAGTTAGTTTTGGTTGATGATGGTTAAGGCTCTGCTGGATTAGTTAATTTAAGATTGTTTAACTTAACCTGAACCTCTGGGTTTCAGTATGCTGCTAGGTTAAGTACTTAGTGAGAGTCGCTTGGTTATTAATCTCACAACCTCCCGTGGTTCTTTATGTTACAGCATGGAAGAAGCGAAGAAGAACATGTATGCTTTTAGCACCACCACCTACACTGGATTCCAATGCACTGTATCTGAAGAAACATCTGAAAAATTCAAGGGTAGGCATCGTAGTTGGGTGCATCTTTGTGCGATTTTCTCGTGTAACAGTGAATTTGTAGAGCTAACTTGGTTCATCCTGATGCAGGATTGCCTGGTGTTCTCTGGGTGTTGCCAGATTCATATATAGATGTTAAAAACAAGGATTATGGAGGTATGTTTTGTTGCAACAAAGGGTTTGTTTTACCGCTTACGAATCAGTATAATGATTTCATCTTgggggttatttataggtgataAATATGTTAATGGAGAGATAATTCCTGGAAACTACCCCGTTTATCAACCAAAGAAACGAAGAGAATCAAAATTTGAGAGCAGAAGATATGAAAGACGAAGAGATGGACCTCCTCCTGAACGAAGAAAACCAAAACAAGAAGCAACTCCATCAGAATCAGGATCTGGATGAGGTAATCAGTATACCAGAATGCCATTTATCCAatcatttgttttgttcttttcaaGTTGTTTTTAACTACAATTTCCATTACTCCACAGTTAATGAACGTGGGACTGCAAAAGCAAATGGTACTTTATGAAACTATTAGTGAAGGTTGTCCAATGGAGGAACTCATCCAGGGGTGCACGTATCTGTGCTTAGATTTTTCTGGTGAAGTCTTCTTGTCGTCTGCTTGGATAAGGAATGGTGTCATATGAGCTTGTTATCAAAGACATCAGTATTTGTGAATTATTCGGTAGGTCCAGGATGACCTTTGTGATATTGTTTTTGCATCAACACTAAGAATTTGAGTTCAGCTATATAGTTGAGTTTAGTTGTACGGATGTTTGATTTAGTCTTATGATTCTATTTTCTGATCTTGCATTGTCTTTTCTGATTTCTTCGATTTAACTCTTCTGGTTACGAAGCTCATCTCCCTTTATCTTTCCTTATCCTTGTGGGTGTTCTTGTGCATCTGGGCGCTTAGCACCAAATGCTCATACCGCTATTGTATGAGGTGCTTAAACTTGTGTCCATGGTAGTCATGTGTATTGATTCTTCCGTGGCGGGAACTCCACCCCTATCTTCACTTGGTACTTCACAGGAGCATGATTTCTTCAACTGAGACTGTCTTTTCTACCTTCTGTATAGTTCATGTTCATCGAGCTCGTGCTTCTTCAAGATAGCTAGCTAGCATCGAGCAACTGCGAAGAAAACCATTATTCGATCGCGTTGCTACATGTAAATTATATTCAAAACTCGATTCTCATTGCGCGCAATATTTGTGTATGCAACTAAAAGCTAATATTTGACCAAAAAGAATGTCACAAGTTAATATCTGCTTGCAGTGGAAAAAGGTGTTAACTTTGAAGTACATGCTCGTGGCTTTTGCCTTATCTTAGAATAGCTAGGGTCTACGGATGCATTGAAGCAATCCGTTCTCTTGGTCACCTGATGAACAAAGATATATGATCATTCATTTTTTGATTTGATATCAAAAGTTgagattaaaacattaaaagtaCATCTAATTGTATTTACTTCTAACATCAAATCAAAGAACGTGTGACCATATATTCACTTCTACCGACTCTGATATTGGAAATTGGGTGCAGTAATATACAAACAGAGAAAGCTCGAGCATCGAAATTCGCCAAAAACCAACTTATTGCAAGTGAATAAAAAGGAGGAAAATAAGTTAAAAGGGCAActacaaaacaatttttgtttaaaacgttgattggtttgtgaaaagaagaaagatctTCACCGTGAAAAGACAACGCAGTGAAAGCAAAAGGAACGTATTTCTGATAGGCTAAGATGCCATCagaaattcacaacacaaacgTTCAAACCTGTGATATCTGTGAAGGAGTATGTGATGGTGGATTCCTTGGGTGGACAAAGCTGAGAGGGTCCGGTCCTCCAGGCATGCAAATGATGAAAACTTAAAGGCAAGGCCTGTAGGTCCTACCAACAAACCTCTTTTGAGTCCATGAGTCCGCGGTCGTTTTTTGCTAAATTTGAAGTGTCACGTGGGATTACTacttaatattataatttagtaatattcatttttattgataagtgagaagtcttagattCAATTatctttaaaatcaaatttgactTCATTATTATTAGGCTATTATGAGGTTTATACCACTTCCTTATCCCCTGAAGACTTGCTATCCCAGTAAGCAAACATATTTTTTGCCAATTATTAGAAGTTGTCTTTCTCAATTTTTTCCAATTATTGAATAATGAAATACTAAAAAAGAAAGTTGAATGGtggaaaataataaaacactaaGAGTTGTAGAGTTTGTTGAACTGTAAAATTGTCAAGTAAAAAACTTTAGTCTTCAACTGCAACAAACTTGTATTTAAAGAAGTCAAATTCGCGTACTCTCTTGGAAatgtttttatttgtaagtttaAATCTAATGTAAAGAAAACAAGGATAAAGTTGGtcaaattataaaaatcgtACTATATTTCGGTGTAGGTAAGGAGTGGTACCCCTAGATGTACATCGAAGAATTTAACGACTTCTAATGATGCATACTAAAAAATTTTGCCAAATAAATCAACTAAAGGGAGAAATTCTTTAATGCGGCTGCTATACTGCTTCCACATCCTTGCGAGTGTGTTGCGTATACGTGAGCCGCACAACAGAATTTTTCCACTAGGGCACCATCGAGGCACCGGGACCTAAGGGCTAATTAACAAGCAATCTACAGTTGAAAATCACTCAACATGAAATCTCCATTCCATGAAAACAGATATAAAAGTTGTTGAAAGGTGAAACTTTATGATGGTTGTGGTGGATGAATTGACCCAGGTAGGGTTACATGgttgtatttttgtcaaacgaaGACAAGTATCCAAGGGGCGTCCAAATGCTTGTTGAGTTGGAAGAGTTGATATATGTTCCTTGCGGACTTACTTCCATCCAATATTCAAGGGAGGAGGAAGAATTGGTCCTAGTCCTTGTAGAGTTGAGGGCTCGCATAATTTTGTCGAGGTACATATTTAGTGAAGTTAATAAACGTTCTATATCGGAGAATTAAGAAATCTTTCATGaacttattattaaaaaaattatatttatctcTTTAATTCGGTTAATTGATTCTGTGGTGAAACTCCAACTTCTAATGTCTTTGTGGCTATTAAATTTCTTTGCATTGCAACACAATTTTAATAGCTTTGACCTCTTGACTACACAAAGGGCGTTCCAGATGAATACTGATTTAACTTATGAGTTCAAAAAGTTAGCTTTAGATTTCcttaaaaaaagagaagatgATAAACTTTCAACTTTCCTGAATCAATTTGTTCACATGGGGTTGATTTAATAGAGTTCCATAAAAGGACTCGTCAACTATATACGATTATCAACCACCACAGGGTAGTTTAATGATTGAGAATGAATTTTAAATTCGTATTGTacataacatgttttgaattcGACTCCTAATTGACGTTGGTGAATCAAACGATAGTGGTCAAAAGAAGGATAAAATGCCTTTGTAAGTCTCTTTAGCCTTGAAAGAAAGGATTGTCATGACGAAGCCACCCTCTGTTGAtcctttaataaaataaaaataaaactacatATGATTATCAAAGTATTGACATAGCCTATGTTAGtatacaaataatattttgtactaaatttattaaattatgatagGAAGACTCGAacttaaatgcataaaaaacaCACTACTATAATCACCTTGATTAAATCAAGATCTACTCTTATATGCCCCTTGTAAAACACAGTTACTCATATTTTGGAGTGACTTAAATTGTACAGCACTAAGTAATATAAAAATTGAATGACCGagaataaaaataatatgaaaatttgtCGATTAAATCTTACATACAAAGATTTAATAGATAATTTTAACAGTATATTTTGCATAAAACTCGTACTACATAGGCTTTTAACCCAATCCGATTCATAGAAGAAGTGACGCGCATGTCATGCATGGGACCTGCAAGCAAACACTTGCGCGCAATACTCACACTAAATTTTATTCATTGGCAACACAACAGACGATCACTGACAGGATATTTTCCTAGTGTGGGGCCTGGGGGAGCATTTACCAGGTAACTTTTAATCATTGCCTCGTagaaattttttgttcattGTTCAACGCAGGCTTCTTCTTTCACCGTGCGAGTCTTCAGTGGCAAAATAGACAATATGAAATCTTTATAGAGTATAATTCTCTATCGAACTATTTTCATTCCCTttctttcattcttttcatattatgttttttatcttattgtttctataaaaatatcatataaaatattgacgtgatttaatcgtAATCGTTTaagtaagaaagaaaaaaaaaaaaaaaaaaagagagattaggagtgtgaacacgaaaaattcctgaaacaagaaacaagaatatgtgtacaaaataatatttttgtgtttaatgattttggggttacgatttctctcaaatttggtcctctgattctatcttcgtagggtgtaggtttgtggatgagttgttgatccaaagggccgtcggggcttgatctaagaaTAAagagttgatgaacggatcttcaaggggcgttgggcttgatcttgaagactgggtgtatgggtttgttgaggttgttgatccaaagggccgttggggcttgatcttaggatgaacggatgatgaatgatgaacactttcttcaagaagccgtcggggcttgatcttgaattggtgggagttcttcaagggccgttggggcttgatcttgaaggatgatttgacgaagaacgaagagtgctttcttgatccttcgggattttcttgagagctttagaactttaaggcttcaaggttttggtcccCCCCCTCTattcctcttgatggagaagcctatttataggctttgagagtgaatcaccaccattcatttttttggtgaagtgagtggaggttgtaggtgaagtgagtggaggttgtaggtgaagtaagtggatgttgtaggtgaagtaagtgtgtgaggttggtgaagtaaataaatgttgtaattttaatacattggttaacattttttttactcaaatttcgatgtctacaaatgcccccactt contains the following coding sequences:
- the LOC137742492 gene encoding multiple organellar RNA editing factor 9, chloroplastic-like; translation: MAMAPSLFLSSKALILTPRPAIFPPPPQPYFATLRFNSETRPLTRSVPSKLRVQAVNDSDYSSRRSSSNEQRETIMLPGCDYNHWLIVMEFPKDPAPTREQMIETYLNTLASVLGSMEEAKKNMYAFSTTTYTGFQCTVSEETSEKFKGLPGVLWVLPDSYIDVKNKDYGGDKYVNGEIIPGNYPVYQPKKRRESKFESRRYERRRDGPPPERRKPKQEATPSESGSG